CGCAACACTTATCCGTCCGAGAGACAATTGGCTATCGAGACGCGAAGCTGCGTCGGTAGTAGACCAGCGCATCGTCACGGCCGACCTCCACGAGACCGTTCTTTGTCAGGAACCGTTGAGAGGCGATGTTTTTGACATCGGTGTCGGCGACCGCGACGCGAGCGCCCCATGCGGAGGCATGTTCGAGGGCCAGTCCAACCGCTTCAGTCGCAAGACCTGCCCCTCGGGCCGACGGCACGAGACCGTAACCGAACTCGACCTGACCTGTCGCATCCGGTGGGCCGAAGAAACCCAAGCCTCCGACAGCGCGCCCGTCGCCAGTCCTCCGGACCAGGTACATCGTGAAGGGAGTCGCTGTTGGTTTCGCGGCCGACAGAGACGTCAACGGGTCCAGCTCATCGTCTAAGGGGTACTCGCGGTGCCAGTCATCTCCGGGTCGCTCCTCCCGCGCAACGATCCGCCGGGCGAGGTCCGGGGAGATTGGCTCCAGTGCATCCCATCGTCCTCGTGTCCCGTTGACCGAATGTTCAGCGGACGGGCGACTGTGATGGAAGGGCGATGTGCTCGCAAGCCGAGGCGCGCCAGGCCGTCGCCTAGCCCAGTTGCACAGCGGGGGCGGAGGACTGTGGGGCGAACGTCCGCGAGGGCCAGGCCGTGTTTGTCGTGACGTCGACGCGGCCATCCGTGAGCGCGTGCTCGATGAAGAAACGGTTCTCGGCCGTCTGAGGGCCGCCGTAGTAGTACCACTCCCACCGAACCCGACGAGCCCGACGAATGGTGAGCGCCCGTCGGGCGACCGAAATCTCCTCGGGCGCCCACACCATGAGGGTCTCGCCCTGGTCGAAGCCGACGACGAGACAGCCGTCGTCAGCTGCACGTACGGCGACAAGAGTGTGGAAGTTGTCGCCGGGTCGTCCGAACCAGTCCCCGAACACAGCGAGCGACCCGCTGATAGCCGGAGCGCTTTTTCGCAACTCCTCCACGATCCCCTGCACACCACCCACCCTCCGATCCTACAAAAGCTACGACCCCACCACTCCCGCCCGGTAGAGGATCGACTTCGGGCACTCCCGCGAGATGGCGGCAAACGCCATCAAAGTGCCGTGAGGCGATCGAATCGCGGCGACACTTCCGTTCCCTCACGCGCGATGACGTCGAATCCGAGCCGATCCAGTTCTGCGGCAGCGGTCATCGGGTCATCGGACACCGCTGCGGCGAGCTGTCTGACGCGCCACCGGCGGCGTCCCTCGTGAAGCGCAGCGCCGGCGCCGTCTACGGTGTCAATGCCGAACTCGATGATCATCATCTCGAGTACGTCCTCAAGGCAGGGGCGGAACCGATGGCCGCCCGTAGGGAAGTGGACATCGCCAAATCTCGGCACCTCCCCCTTCGCCACGCGCTTCTGGTAGATCTTGCCGCGACGTCGCCCACCCGTAGCAGTGAGCGCGTCCGTCATGTCTTGACGCTCGGCATGGACGTTGTAGTGCGCCGACGGGACGTCACTGCCGCTGTCCCGGAGGTAGTCGACGGTGAAGAGGGGTCGCGCCGAGCCGTGCACGTTCACCTTGAAGGTCGAGCGGTCCACCGACACCAGATGGCTCACTGGGCTTAGAACGAGCCGATACTGAACGACTAGCCGGAAGGTCTCGGCGCCGTCGATATCCAGGCGAAGGCCGAGATCCTCGGTCGGCTCGACGGCCACCGCGACGCCGCCGCCGCGAGTCCGGACGACAGTGCTGTCCAGGCCGACGAGCCCGTTGGGAATTACTGCGGCGAGCATCTCCATGATCTCCAACATGAAGTCGAAGACCTTTTCCTGAAGGTTCCCATCGGCCTGTCCGCCGGAGTCAGCGCTCGGCATGCTCCTGCAGGTAAGTCAGGTCCTCAAGCTTCCGCAAAATCGCTTGTCCCTCCTGCGAGAGCTCGTATCGGTCAGCCCGACGACGGAGCTCGTCGGCCGACGCACCCGCGCGTGCCTCGAGCTCGGCTAGGCGGCTGCTGATCTCGGGAATCGTGAGCACCTCGAGAGTGGGGACCATGTAGCCATGGTGACACGGACCCCCGTCATCCGTTCGCAACTTGGCCACGACTGCTGGACATACGGATCGGCAACCGGCAGAGCCGCCCGGTAACCGATCGGCCATTGAGAAGTGTCCGCGACACTGCGCTGCGAGGGGGACGACACCGAACGAAACCGCTCATAGCGAAGCCGCCGGTGGCGCGGTGACGTACAAACCAGGTCTTGTCTTGCCGTCGACATGGCGGTGGTCCTCGGACGTGACCATGGCACCAATGGCCTACTGCCGGCCGCGCCAAGGAGTGATCGGTGGTCGCCGCTACTGTGCGAGGCATGAACATCACCTCTGCCCGCGTCAGCGCGCTCGTCGGCCCACTGCGCGTCATCAGGATGGACCAACCGGACAAGCAGCAGGAGACCCGCGCGAGGCTTCGTGCTCTCGCCCGCGACGTCCGCGCCACCGGCCGGCCGTCACTCATCCGGTGGGTCGATGAGGCCGAGCGAGCCGTCGACGGCCAGGCGGACGTCCCGCTCTCCGAACTCGCCAAGATCCTGTATCAAGAGGAACAGAACGCCACCTCTTGACCTCGCGCGGCAGTCGACCGCCGCGGACGAACTGCACACAGCCATCTGTCCGCCACGAGCGACATGGCCTAATGGATCAACTTCGGCACAGGTATCGTCCCGAGAATGGCCGACGTACGTATGATCCCATCGCCCCTGCTTAACCACGCCGAGTACGCCGACGCGGCGATCGTCCCTGCTAACCAAGAAGTTAACGTTGTCACCAGGCCGCATCAGCCCTCTGACCGAGCGACTAGGACGGCTTTTTGACGACGCCGACGGTCTTCCTGTCCTCGGAGAACATGACTCCGGCACGGGCCTCGACCTCAGGAATCACGCGATCCGTCGGAATATCGCCGCGTACCCACGCGGTCAGAACGACCATCGATTCGCCGACCAGTGTCTCGATGCCCGGTCGCGGCTCCTGCACCATCGCCAGCATGGCGACGATGACGTCGAGCACGGGCTGTTCGTCCTTCGTCGGGAACGCGCTCAACTGGTTGAGCGCGTTCCCGAACTTCGCCATGGCTGCGCCAGATGGGTTGTATCCATGGCCACCCCGTGTTTGACGGACCTCGAGCAGCGCCGCGATCGTGTTGAGTAGCCATTCCCGTCGCTCAGTTGCGGTGACCTCGCGCGCTACACGCTTCCGATCGAGCCCGTCTCGGACCCACGGGACGACGACCGAGGCGACCAGTGACAGCAAGGCACCGATTAGGACCCCCCAGAAGCCGATCAAAGCGTT
This sequence is a window from Curtobacterium sp. MCBD17_035. Protein-coding genes within it:
- a CDS encoding GNAT family protein, which translates into the protein MAASTSRQTRPGPRGRSPHSPPPPLCNWARRRPGAPRLASTSPFHHSRPSAEHSVNGTRGRWDALEPISPDLARRIVAREERPGDDWHREYPLDDELDPLTSLSAAKPTATPFTMYLVRRTGDGRAVGGLGFFGPPDATGQVEFGYGLVPSARGAGLATEAVGLALEHASAWGARVAVADTDVKNIASQRFLTKNGLVEVGRDDALVYYRRSFASR